Proteins encoded by one window of Melopsittacus undulatus isolate bMelUnd1 chromosome 21, bMelUnd1.mat.Z, whole genome shotgun sequence:
- the POU6F1 gene encoding POU domain, class 6, transcription factor 1 gives MDTEAVQPQEALLTVNEQVIVMSSHETIRVLEVGVDTPIPAEEDPKASAMAPGEVAPGSPAQSGHTGTEDVPSSTQSSCGGEASGKPKPVTGSSPSTIPSAGTFTPTTNQQPQALAPLAPQVLTQENLATVVTGVMVPAGTVTQPLLIPISIAGQVAGQQGLAVWTCPTATVAALPGLTAASTGGIFKAPIASVQATAVLSPSIAAPVPPAQPVPSMGQPRTPLQPPTVFTPSPGQPPILPQPSAAPTAPGTQTHITVQPAGFAFNPGLLSTAPLGAQPQLLTPLAATPVITSPISSVQGIAGQILTNAQGQVIGTLPWVVNPTGMAATGPVPAPSLHVQTVTPQLLLNAQGQVIATLAGSSLQAPGAKKTSTPEAPARTEVQPIQPAPALSQPAVVIPNPAPSAKASSVPVPITCSETPTVSQLVSKPPAANSSTEEDGINLEEIREFAKNFKIRRLSLGLTQTQVGQALTATEGPAYSQSAICRFEKLDITPKSAQKLKPVLEKWLSEAELRNQEGQQNLMEFVGGEPSKKRKRRTSFTPQAIEALNAHFEKNALPTGQEITEIAKELNYDREVVRVWFCNRRQTLKNTSKLNVFQIP, from the exons ATGGACACCGAAGCTGTGCAGCCACAGGAGGCTCTGCTGACAGTCAATGAGCAG GTTATTGTCATGTCCAGCCATGAGACCATCCGGGTGCTGGAGGTCGGTGTGGACACCCCGATCCCGGCCGAGGAGGACCCCAAAGCCTCGGCTATGGCTCCAGGGGAGGTAGCTCCGGGGTCCCCAGCACAGAGCGGCCATACAGGCACTGAGGACGTCCcaagcagcacacagagctcCTGTGGTGGGGAAGCATCCG GTAAACCCAAGCCGGTGACCGGATCATCCCCCAGCACCATCCCCTCTGCTGGCACATTCACCCCCACCACAAACCAGCAGCCACAGGCACTGGCCCCATTGGCCCCACAG GTCTTGACTCAGGAAAACTTAGCAACAGTTGTGACAGGAGTAATGGTTCCAGCAGGGACAGTTACTCAACCTCTTCTTATCCCCATCAGTATTGCAGGTCAAGTGGCAGGTCAGCAGGGGCTGGCTGTGTGGACATGTCCTACAGCAACGGTCGCTGCCCTCCCCGGATTGACGGCGGCTTCTACAGGGGGGATATTCAAAGCACCCATAGCCAGTGTGCAAG CTACCGCCGTGCTGAGCCCATCCATAGCAGCACCAGTACCACCAGCCCAGCCAGTGCcgtctatggggcagccccgtaccccactgcagccccccACTGTGTtcacccccagccccggccAGCCCCCaatcctgccccagcccagcgctgcacccacagcacccgGCACCCAGACCCACATCACTGTGCAGCCGGCTGGATTCGCCTTTAACCCTGGCTTA ctcagcaccGCTCCTCtgggggctcagccccagctcctcaccCCCTTGGCAGCCACCCCGGTTATCACCAGCCCCATATCCAGTGTCCAGGGCATCGCAGGCCAGATCCTCACCAATGCCCAGGGCCAG GTCATTGGGACACTGCCATGGGTGGTGAACCCCACTGGGATGGCAGCTACTGGTCCAGTACCGGCCCCGAGCCTGCACGTGCAGACGGTGacaccacagctgctgctcaaTGCCCAGGGCCAGGTCATTGCCACGCTGGCCGGTAGCAGCCTGCAGGCACCTGGAGCCAAGAAAACCAGCACCCCCGAGGCCCCGGCACGCACCGAG GTCCAGCCCATCCAaccagccccagctctgtccCAGCCGGCTGTGGTGATCCCAAACCCTGCCCCATCAGCCAAGGCTTCCTCTGTGCCCGTCCCCATCACCTGCTCCGAGACCCCAACCGTCAGCCAGCTGGTGTCCA AGCCCCCGGCTGCCAACAGCAGCACGGAAGAGGATGGGATCAACCTGGAGGAGATCCGGGAATTCGCCAAGAACTTCAAGATCCGTCGCTTGTCCCTTGGGCTGACGCAGACACAGGTGGGACAGGCACTGACGGCCACCGAGGGTCCTGCCTACAGCCAGTCGGCCATCTGCAG GTTCGAGAAGCTGGACATCACCCCCAAGAGCGCCCAGAAGCTGAAGCCGGTGCTGGAGAAGTGGCTGAGCGAGGCCGAGCTCCGTAACCAGGAGGGGCAGCAGAACCTGATGGAGTTCGTCGGGGGGGAGCCGTCCAAGAAGCGGAAGCGCCGCACGTCCTTCACCCCCCAGGCCATCGAGGCTCTCAACGCCCACTTCGAGAAGAACGCGTTGCCCACGGGCCAGGAGATCACCGAGATCGCCAAAGAGCTCAACTACGACCGGGAGGTCGTGCGGGTTTGGTTCTGTAACCGGCGCCAGACGCTCAAGAACACCAGCAAACTGAACGTCTTCCAGATCCCCTAA